The DNA sequence GGCTACTACGACGCCTACTACGGCAGCGCACAGAAGGTGCGCACGCTCATTCAGCGTGACTTCGACGAGGTGTTCTCCCAGGTTGACGTCCTCGTGTCCCCGACGGCTCCCGAGACGGCCTTCAGGTTTGGCGAGAAGACCGCGGACCCGCTGGCCATGTACCTCTACGACGTCGCGACGATCCCCGCGAACCTGGCGGGGATCCCCGGCGTGAACGTGCCTAACGCGGTGTCCTCGGAGGGCCTGCCCATCGGCTTCCAGGTCTTGGCCCCCGCGCGCGGCGACCTGGTCATGTACAAGGTGGCGTCCCTGGTTGAGGCGCTCAGCGATGACGTCGCGGGTCAGTGCCCCGCAGCTAACTGGGAGGAGAAGTGATGACTGAGCTCATGGATTACGACGAGGCGGCCCGCCGCTTCGACCCGGTTCTCGGCATTGAGGTGCACGTCGAGCTGGGCACCAAGACCAAGATGTTCGACGCCGCCCCCAACGCTTTTGGCGGCGAGCCGAACACCTTCGTCACCCCCGTGTCGCTGGGTCTGCCCGGCTCCCTGCCGGTCGTCAACCGTCAGGCGGTTGAGTACGCGATCAAGATCGGCCTGGCGCTGAACTGCGAGATCGCGCAGTACTGCCGTTTTGCGCGCAAGAACTACTTCTACCCGGACCTGACGAAGGCCTTCCAGACTTCTCAGTCCGACGAGCCGATCGCTCACGATGGCTACGTGGACGTTGAGCTCGAGGACGGCACCATGTTCCGCGTGCAGATTGAGCGCGCGCACATGGAGGAGGACGCGGGCAAGAACACGCACATCGGTGGCGCGGACGGCCGTATCCAGGGCGCGGACTACTCGCTCGTGGATTACAACCGTGCGGGCGTGCCGCTCGTGGAGATCGTGACCCGTCCGATCGAGGGAGCCGGAGAGCGCGCCCCCGAGGTGGCCGCCGCCTACGTGCAGGCCCTGCGCGACATCTTCCGCGCCCTGGATGTGTCCGAGGCCCGCATGGAGCGCGGCAACGTGCGCGCCGACATCAACGTGTCGCTGCGCCCGACGCCGGAGTCGCCCCTGGGTACGCGTACCGAGACGAAGAACGTGAACTCCTTCCGCGGCATCGCCTCGGCCGTGCGCTACGAGATGTCGCGCCAGGCCCAGATCCTGTCCGAGGGCGGCACGATCCTGCAGGAGACCCGTCACTACCACGAGGAGGACGGCTCGACGTCGTCCGGCCGCGAAAAGTCGGATTCCGAGGACTACCGCTACTTCCCCGAGCCCGACCTGGTGCCGATCCGCCCGGATCGCGAATGGGTGGAGGAGCTGCGCGCCTCGCTGCCCGAGCTGCCCGTCGCCAAGCGTCGTCGCCTGCGCGCCGAGTGGGGCTACGCGGACATGGAGATGCGCGACGTCATCAACGCCGGTGCCCTTGAGCTCATCGAGGCCACGGTCGGCGCGGGCTGCGACCCCGCGTCCGCACGTAAGTGGTGGATGGGCGAGATTTCGCGCCGCGCCAAGGAACGCGAAGTCTCCCTCGGCGAGGCTGGGGTCAGCCCCGCTCAGGTCGCGCAGCTGCAGGGTCTTATCGACTCGGGCCGTATCAACGACAAGCTGGCTCGCCAGGTGCTCGAGGGGGTCCTCGCGGGCGAAGGTGACCCGGCGCAGGTCGTTGAGGCCCGAGGCCTTGAGGTCGTCTCCGACGACGGCGCCCTGACGGCGGCCGTCCAGGAGGCCCTGGACGCCAACCCTGACATCGTCGACAAGATCAAGGGCGGCAAGGTCCAGGCTGCCGGCGCCCTCGTCGGCGCGGTCATGAAGGCCACCCGCGGGCAGGCTGACGCCGCCCGCGTGCGTGAGCTGATCATGGAGATGGTTGGCGCCTGACGTCACCGTGACTGAGCAGGGGGCCGGGATCGAGTGCGATCCCGGCCCCCTTCGTCGTGTCGTGACCGTGCGTGTCGGCTTGGTCCACGCCGCCCGAAGACTGAGTCCCGGCCTCGTCCCTCCCCTTCGCGCGTGTCCACGTTGTGGCCTTCCCCTTCCTGGGGGAGCGCAAAGTTACTTAGGATGAGCGTTTGAGGACAGCCTGGCCGCCTGTGGTCGGGCGCTCAACGAAAGGACAGACATGCGCACATCGCCGTCGTACACCGCCTCATACCGTATCGAGGTGGACGAGAAGACGACTTCCATCGCGTCCATTGTTGACGTAGTCTCTTCGACTGGAGCCGAGATCAAGGGCCTGGATGTGGCCGACTCCGACCGTGGGCGCATCATCATCGATCTCACGTGCGACATGCGCGATTCCGAGCACCGCCGCGAGGTGCGCGAGGCTATCGGCGCGCTGCCCGGCGTGACCGCCGATTCGGTTGCCGACCAGACCTTCATGAGCCACATCGGCGGCAAGGTGGAGATCCACTCCAAGGTGCCGCTGCGTAACCGCGACGACCTGTCGCGCGCCTACACCCCCGGCGTCGCCCGCGTGTGTACCGCCATCCATGACATGCCGCAGAAGGCCCACATGCTGACCATGAAGGCCAACACTGTCGCGGTCGTCTCGGACGGCACCGCAGTGCTCGGCCTGGGCGACATTGGCCCGGAGGCCGCCCTGCCCGTCATGGAAGGAAAGGCCGTCCTGTTCAAGGAGTTCGGCGGCGTTGATGCCTGGCCGGTCGTCCTGGACACCAAGGACACCGAGGAGATCATCTCTATCGTCAAGGCCATCGCCCCCGCGTACGGCGGCATCAACCTGGAGGACATCTCCGCGCCCCGCTGCTTTGAGATCGAAGAGCGTCTGCGTGCCGAGCTCGACATCCCGGTCTTCCACGACGACCAGCACGGCACCGCTATCGTCGTCCTCTCCGCGCTCATCAATGCCCTGAAGATCGTGGGCAAGAAGATCGAAGACGTGCGCATCGTCGTCTCCGGCGTCGGCGCGGCCGGCAACGCGATCATCCGCCTGCTGCTCGCCCAGGGCGCGCGCGATATCATCGGCTGCGGTCGCGATGGCGCGCTGTCCGGCGATGACACCGAGGGAATGCACCCCTCGCGTAAGGCCCTGGCGGAGGCGACGAACCCCCGCCACGTGCACGGCTCCCTCAAGGAGGTCCTCAAGGGTGCCGACGTCTTCATCGGCGTCTCCTCCGGCAACATCCTTGACCCGTCGGACGTCGAGACGATGGCGCGAGACGCGATCGTTTTCGCCCTGGCCAACCCCACTCCCGAGGTCGATCCGATCGGTGCCGGCAAGTATGCCGCCGTCGTCGCCACCGGCCGGTCCGACTACCCGAACCAGATCAACAACGTGCTCGCCTTCCCGGGTCTGTTCCGAGGACTCCTGGACGCCAAGGTCAAGGAGATTACGACCGAGGTTTTGCGCGTCGCCTCCGTGGCCATCGCTTCCGTCATCTCCGAGGACGAGCTCTCGCCGTCCTACATCATCCCCGGTGCCTTCGATAAGCGCGTTGCTCCCGCCGTCTCCAAGGCAGTGCGCCGCGCGGTTCGCGATCTTCCGACCGTGGATATCCCCATTCAGCCCGACATGGATGTGAACTGAGAGTCATTTCGGCTGTTTGAGGGGTCCGATCGCGCAGTGGATGCGCGGCCGGACCCCTCATTTGTGCGCCGAGGTAGGGAGTCGCAACACGAATCGACGGTGACTTTTCGTTGTGTTTGTTGGGTTTGTGTTGTGTGTGGTGGGGGTCACGGTGTTTTGGTTTGACTTTGGGTGTGGGGGTGGGTAGATTATTCACCTGTCGCCGCGAGCTTGTTTGTGGGTTTGTGGTGGTGGTTCACTGCTGTGGGCGCTGGGTTTTGGCTTGGTTGTCTGTGGTGTGTGGGTGTTGTTTGTGAACTCGATAGTGTGTTTGTTTGTTTTTTATGCCTGTTTTTTGTTTTTGAGTGTTTTTGGTTGGGATTGCTGACTGGGCGTTTTGTTTGGTTGGTTTTTCTGGGCTTTAACGTTTTTGTTTTTGTTCGGAGAGTTTGATCCTGGCTCAGGACGAACGCTGGCGGCGTGCTTAACACATGCAAGTCGAACGCTGAAGCTCAGCTTGCTGGGTGGATGAGTGGCGAACGGGTGAGTAACACGTGAGTAACCTGCCCCCTTCTTTGGGATAACGCCCGGAAACGGGTGCTAATACTGGATATTCACTGATCTTCGCATGGGGGTTGGTGGAAAGGTTTGTTCTGGTGGGGGATGGGCTCGCGGCCTATCAGCTTGTTGGTGGGGTGATGGCCTACCAAGGCTTTGACGGGTAGCCGGCCTGAGAGGGTGACCGGTCACATTGGGACTGAGATACGGCCCAGACTCCTACGGGAGGCAGCAGTGGGGAATATTGCACAATGGGCGAAAGCCTGATGCAGCGACGCCGCGTGAGGGATGGAGGCCTTCGGGTTGTAAACCTCTTTCGCTCATGGTCAAGCCGCAACAGTGGTTGTGGTGAGGGTAGTGGGTAAAGAAGCGCCGGCTAACTACGTGCCAGCAGCCGCGGTAATACGTAGGGCGCGAGCGTTGTCCGGAATTATTGGGCGTAAAGGGCTTGTAGGCGGTTGGTCGCGTCTGCCGTGAAATCCTCTGGCTTAACTGGGGGCGTGCGGTGGGTACGGGCTGACTTGAGTGCGGTAGGGGAGACTGGAACTCCTGGTGTAGCGGTGGAATGCGCAGATATCAGGAAGAACACCGGTGGCGAAGGCGGGTCTCTGGGCCGTTACTGACGCTGAGGAGCGAAAGCGTGGGGAGCGAACAGGATTAGATACCCTGGTAGTCCACGCTGTAAACGTTGGGCACTAGGTGTGGGGGCCACCCGTGGTTTCTGCGCCGTAGCTAACGCTTTAAGTGCCCCGCCTGGGGAGTACGGCCGCAAGGCTAAAACTCAAAGGAATTGACGGGGGCCCGCACAAGCGGCGGAGCATGCGGATTAATTCGATGCAACGCGAAGAACCTTACCAAGGCTTGACATGCACGGCGGCACTGCAGAGATGTGGTGGCATTTAGTTGGTCGTGTGCAGGTGGTGCATGGTTGTCGTCAGCTCGTGTCGTGAGATGTTGGGTTAAGTCCCGCAACGAGCGCAACCCTTGCCCTATGTTGCCAGCACGTGATGGTGGGGACTCGTGGGGGACTGCCGGGGTTAACTCGGAGGAAGGTGGGGATGACGTCAAATCATCATGCCCCTTATGTCTTGGGCTTCACGCATGCTACAATGGTTGGTACAGAGGGTTGCGATACTGTGAGGTGGAGCGAATCCCTTAAAGCCAGTCTCAGTTCGGATTGGGGTCTGCAACTCGACCCCATGAAGGTGGAGTCGCTAGTAATCGCAGATCAGCAACGCTGCGGTGAATACGTTCTCGGGCCTTGTACACACCGCCCGTCACGTCACGAAAGTTGGTAACACCCGAAGCCCATGGCCTAACCGCTTTGTGCGGGGGGAGTGGTCGAAGGTGGGATTGGCGATTGGGACGAAGTCGTAACAAGGTAGCCGTACCGGAAGGTGCGGCTGGATCACCTCCTTTCTAGGGAGCCCTGTTGTGTGGGGGAGCAATTCTTTTACTGCGCGGGCCCATGTGGCTGGTGTGGTGGGTTGTTCTTCTTGTGCCTGCATTCGTTCGCTGCCCGTGGTGGGTGGTGGGTGTGGGTGCGTTTTTTTGGGGTTGGGCATAATAGTTTTGTGGCAGACAAGCACACTGTCGGGTTCACGTTCAACACCGTGTGAGCGTCCGCTGCCTTGAGGGTGGTGGTTGCCTGCGCAGCCAGCCGGCGGCTTGATGTTGTTGGTGTGGGTTGTGTGTGGTGGGTTGTTTGTGATTTGTATAGTGGTTGCGAGCATATTTGTTCTGTACTGTTTTTGTGATTTTGTTTAGTTTTATTGGGCATTCGGTGGATGCCTTGGCATCAAGAGCTGATGAAGGACGTTGCGGCCTGCGATATGCCTCGGGGAGCTGGCGAGCGAGCGTTATTATCCGAGGGTGTCCGAATGGGGGAACCTAACCTGGGTTGTGCTGGGTTACCATCATCTGAACGTGTATAGGGTGGTGGGGGGAACGCGGGGAAGTGAAACATCTCAGTACCCGCAGGAAAAGATATTCCGTGAGTAGTGGCGAGCGAAAGCGGAGGAGGCTAAACCAGATGCGTGTAAGAGGCGGCGGCCGTTGCGTGTTTGGTGTTGTGGGGCCATGTTGGACTCTTCTGCCGGGGGGTCGCACCATGTGATGCTGGGAGTTGAACAGTTTGGGAAGGCTGACCGTAGAGCGTGAGAGTCGTGTAAACAAACTGGTGTTGTGTGGTGTGGGTGTGGTGCCCGAGTAGCGCGGGACTCGTGAAATCTCGTGTGAATCTGCCAAGACCACTTGGTAAGCCTAAATACTACTTGATGACCGATAGTGCATAGTACCGTGAGGGAATGGTGAAAAGTACCCCGGGAGGGGAGTGAAATAGTACCTGAAACCGTGTGCCTGTAAGCCGTCAGAGCCTTGTGGGGTGATGGCGTGCCTTTTGAAGAATGAGCCTGCGAGTTAGTGATACGTGGCGTGCTTAACCCGTGTGGGGTATGCGTAGCGAAAGCGAGTCTGAAAGATGGCGTTTGTCGCGTGTTCTAGACCCGAAGCGGGGTGATCTACCCATGGTCAGGTTGAAGCAGAGGTAAGACTGTGTGGAGGACCGAACCCACCAGGGTTGAAAACCTGGGGGATGAACTGTGGGTAGGGGTGAAAGGCCAATCAAACTCCGTGATAGCTGGTTCTCCCCGAAATGCATTTAGGTGCAGCGTCGCGTGGTCCCTGGTGGAGGTAGAGCTACTGGATGGCCGATGGGCCCTATGGGTTACTGACGTCAGCCAAACTCCGAATGCCATTAGGTGTAGCGCGGCAGTGAGACTGCGGGGGATAAGCTTCGTAGTCGAGAGGGAAACAGCCCAGATCATCAGCTAAGGCCCCTAAGCGTACGCTAAGTGGGAAAGGATGTGGAGTCGCGGTGACAACCAGGAGGTTGGCTTAGAAGCAGCCATCCTTGAAAGAGTGCGTAATAGCTCACTGGTCAAGTGGTTCTGCGCCGACAATGTAGCGGGGCTCAAGCGTACCGCCGAAGCTGTGGCAACAACACGCGTTGCTGGCACCAGGAACTGGATGTCGGTGTGTTGTTGGGTAGGGGAGCGTCCTGCACGAGGTGAAGCCTGGAGGGAACTTCTGGTGGATTGTGTGGGAGTGAGAATGCAGGCATGAGTAACGAATCTGCGGTGAGAATCCGCAGCGCCGATTGACTAAGGGTTCCAGGGCTAGGTTTATCCGCCCTGGGTTAGTCGGGTCCTAAGGCGAGGCCGACAGGCGTAGTCGATGGACAACCAGTTGATATTCTGGTACCGCGTTATGACCGCCCATGCTGAAGTCATTGTGCTAACCAATTTGCTCACGCCGCTTCCATGCCTTCGGGCGTGTTGGTGTGTGTGGGTCTTGGGGCCCCGGTGATGGTAGGCAAGCGTGTTAACAGGGGTGACGCAGACAGGTAGCTGCAGTGCGCCGATGGTTGTGCGTATTTAAGGTTGTGGCCCGTTCCTCAGGTAAATCCGGGGGGCATTGTGGGTGAGAACTGATGAGGGACACACGCGTGTGTGGACTTGTGGTGATCCTAAGCTGCCGAGAAAAGCCTCGACGTGAGGGCATAACGCGCCCGTACCCTAAACCGACTCAGGTGGTCAGGTAGAGTATACCGAGGCGTTCGAGTGAATCGTGGTTAAGGAACTCGGCAAAATTCCTCCGTAACTTCGGGATAAGGAGGACCCCGT is a window from the Schaalia odontolytica genome containing:
- a CDS encoding NAD-dependent malic enzyme, translating into MRTSPSYTASYRIEVDEKTTSIASIVDVVSSTGAEIKGLDVADSDRGRIIIDLTCDMRDSEHRREVREAIGALPGVTADSVADQTFMSHIGGKVEIHSKVPLRNRDDLSRAYTPGVARVCTAIHDMPQKAHMLTMKANTVAVVSDGTAVLGLGDIGPEAALPVMEGKAVLFKEFGGVDAWPVVLDTKDTEEIISIVKAIAPAYGGINLEDISAPRCFEIEERLRAELDIPVFHDDQHGTAIVVLSALINALKIVGKKIEDVRIVVSGVGAAGNAIIRLLLAQGARDIIGCGRDGALSGDDTEGMHPSRKALAEATNPRHVHGSLKEVLKGADVFIGVSSGNILDPSDVETMARDAIVFALANPTPEVDPIGAGKYAAVVATGRSDYPNQINNVLAFPGLFRGLLDAKVKEITTEVLRVASVAIASVISEDELSPSYIIPGAFDKRVAPAVSKAVRRAVRDLPTVDIPIQPDMDVN
- the gatB gene encoding Asp-tRNA(Asn)/Glu-tRNA(Gln) amidotransferase subunit GatB — protein: MTELMDYDEAARRFDPVLGIEVHVELGTKTKMFDAAPNAFGGEPNTFVTPVSLGLPGSLPVVNRQAVEYAIKIGLALNCEIAQYCRFARKNYFYPDLTKAFQTSQSDEPIAHDGYVDVELEDGTMFRVQIERAHMEEDAGKNTHIGGADGRIQGADYSLVDYNRAGVPLVEIVTRPIEGAGERAPEVAAAYVQALRDIFRALDVSEARMERGNVRADINVSLRPTPESPLGTRTETKNVNSFRGIASAVRYEMSRQAQILSEGGTILQETRHYHEEDGSTSSGREKSDSEDYRYFPEPDLVPIRPDREWVEELRASLPELPVAKRRRLRAEWGYADMEMRDVINAGALELIEATVGAGCDPASARKWWMGEISRRAKEREVSLGEAGVSPAQVAQLQGLIDSGRINDKLARQVLEGVLAGEGDPAQVVEARGLEVVSDDGALTAAVQEALDANPDIVDKIKGGKVQAAGALVGAVMKATRGQADAARVRELIMEMVGA